DNA sequence from the Deltaproteobacteria bacterium genome:
GACGGAGATGTTATTCGTTCCCTAAAAGAGTACGCGCGATCCGTTTGACCTGGCGGCTCGTTTCTTCCGCGCTCGCCGAGTTGTCGATCACGTAATCGGAAGCTTCGGCTTTTCGGTCCGCGTCCATCTGCGCACGGAGCCTCGCCTCGGCCTGGCTGCGCGACATCCCGTCGCGGGCGGCGAGGCGTGAAATCGCCGTTTCCCGGTCGCACGTGACCGAGATCACCGCTTCGAACAGCCCCTTTCTCCCCGATTCGTGGATGAGGGTTGCTTCCACAACGGCGGCACGATGTCCCTCGCGTTCGATCCCGGCGATCGCTGCTTTCATCGCTTCGAGGATGGCGGGATGGGTGATCCTTTCCAGTCGTTCGCGCGACGCGGGATCGGAGAAGACGATCTCTCCCAAGCGCTTCCGGTCGATCGACCCGTCGTCAAGCACGATCCCCCCGCCGAACGCCTGGACGACGGCATCGTACGCCAGTCCTCCCGGGGCCGTCACTTCCTTCGAGATCCGGTCGGCGTCGAGGACAGGGATCCCCGCTTCGCGCAGCAACGCGGCCACCGTGCTTTTCCCCGAGCCGATGTTCCCCGTCAACCCGAATACCCGCATGCCGGGGATTGTACCATTCGATCCCATGGACTTACTGCAGACCTGCCCTTCGGAATTCCCGCTGAACCGCCCGGAAGACCTCCTGGAAGTCGGGCAGGAGAGCCAACTGCTGGGACAGCCGGGAGTCCCAGAGCTTTCGAAGCCGGTCTTCTTTCTTGCGCAACTCCTCGCCGATTCCTTCGAGTGTCCGTTTCCTGAACGCAAGCTTCTCCGCGATCGCCGTTGGCAGAATCGACAGGTCCACGTATTTCCCGTTCATGAGGTACCAGATGTCGTATAGATCCCTCGGCTCATTGCGGGCACGGTCGCAAAGGGCGACGATTTTCTCGGTGGCGATCTCCTTTAGCGTATAGACATGGACGGTCGCGTCCTTCGGCAGGTCGGCATACTCGTCGTAAACCCTGAGCGCCGGCTGATTCGCGAGTGGGAAAACAAGCCGTTCCTTGATCGTGATATCGACCTTGATTTCCTTCCTGGATGCCGCCGCGGGGAGGGGGCCTTCGTAGGAGAGATAGAACGTGTGGCTGTTTGCGTGGGAATGCCGATCCTCGCGTGCATATCGGAACTCGATGCCCGACCCCTGCCGGATTGCCGCAAATACCCCGTCCATCTGTCGCCGGATGGCATCGAATTCGATCTCGTCGACCAGCGTGAAGTCGAGATCTTCCGAGAATCGGTAGTCGCCGAAGTAGCAATGCTTGATCGCCGTCCCGCCCTTGAACGCCAAGCGATCCGCGAGAGGAGTTCCGGAAAGGCCGGCAAGGAACCAGGCGATGCAGTAGTCCCGCTCGAGAACGGCCTCCGGAATCCGGCGGCCTCCGGCTCGCGCCAAACGGTTGGAGAGCAGGGATAGGTTTCGCTGGGGGATCATCCGCTACGCGCTCCTCAGCATCCTGATTTCATCGGGGCTGACATTGAGCCGCAGGCGCCATCGGGAGAAGAACTTTCCGCCGGGCGGCAGGACGGGATCCAGCAGGTGATACGTGGCGGTCAGTTCGCTCCGGAGGCGCGCGATCTCGTCCGGCGCCTGGACCTCGCAAACCTCCAGGAGAAAGCCGAGCCGTCGGATAACCGCTCCCACGCCAAGCTGCAGAGCGTAGTCGACAAGAAGTTTGGGCTGGAAGTCATCGCGTCGCATCCAGAAGCCTCTGGCCACCTCACTGAATCCGCCGCAATATTCCGGGTGCTTCAGCCCGTCGATCACCGTGCGATCGAGATCGCTCACCCGTACTTTCTCCGTTTTGTCGACCCAGTGGTCGATGAGACCGAAGAGATGCCGCGGCTTGCATCGAACGAAGCGGAACTCGGTCCCGAGAATGATGCGCGGCCGTATCGGTTTCGTAGCCGAGGTATAGACGATGAGCCGGGGCTGCGTGACCATCCCGTGCAGATCCATCGCGGAGGCGTAGGAGAGGTAATATTCCTTCCCTCCGGCGATTTCGCGGGCGACGAGATATGGATTCCCGAGATACTCGCGTTCCCGGCCGAGTTCGAACGGCACCAGGATGAAGAGCCCCGGTTTCAGACGGGTCGCCAATCCGCGGCTCACCACCTTGGCGATGAAATTCCGGGCGGATTTCGGCGAAAGGCCGGTTACCTTCTCGACATCGGACAAGGTGAATATCATCCTCCCGAGCTCATGCAATTCGGTGAGGAGGTTTGCCGCCTGGGGCCCCAATGTCTTCCGTAAATTATATTTTGTATTCATAAAGCCCACCTTATAGGGGCATAATAAGAAGTAATTATGATTTTGTCAAGTTGATTCTAATTCGGATGTCGTCATGCGCCGTTGTAAGGTTTTGGTCTGTGAGAATATTACTCAGCGTATTGAGTAAAATTACCTTGGAGGCTGGTTGCGCTTGTTCGCCAGGCGAACAGGTCGGCGTGGTTGCCGGTTTTTTGTTGTCTGCCCGCCGGTTTCGTGGCATCCTGTTGACAAGGAAGTAAGGAGGTAAGGAATGCTTGCCAAGAAGACATCGAAGAACCAGCTGACCTTGCCCAAGGAGGTCGCGGAAAAGTTTCCGGGAACCGACTACTTCGACGTGCGGGTCGAAGGAAGGGTGATCGAGCTTCGCCCGGTCCGGATCGAGCCGGAGGAAGGCGGGGTCGGTCTGGCCCGGATCCGGGAGAAGATCAAGAGGTTGGGCGTGACCGGTGACGACGTGGCGACCGCCATCCGGTGGGCGCGTCGTCGCGGGTGATCCGCGCCGTTCTCGATACGAACGTTATCCTGTCGGCGCTCCTCTTCGGGGGACGCCTGGAGAGGTTGCACCGTGCCTGGCGCGCGGGGCGGCTTCGGCTCGTCCTGTCGCGCGAGACGGCGGACGAGTTGCTCCGGGTCATGGCGTACCCGAAATTCCGGTTGACGCACGCCGAGATCACCTTCCTGTTCGATACCGAACTTCTTCCGTTTGCGGACGTGGTCGAACTCCCGGCGCCGAAAAGCGATGAGCACTGGAGCCGCGATTCCGAGGACGACAAGTTCATCCGCTGCGCGCAGGCGGGGAAGGTCGTCCGGCTCATTACCGGCGACGATGACCTTCTCTCCCTGAAGCGCGTGGGAAAGGTGGCGATCCTCTCCCCGGCCGAGTTTCTTGGAGCGCTCGGGGAGAGCGGTGGTTAGTGGGTTTGCCCCTGAACTCCCCCTGTTCCCCTCCATCCGTTGACAACCCCGCCGCGGTCGGTGTACGTTCGAAGGGTGATGAACGGTGGTTCATTTCATCCGGAAATCGAGGGGGTGACGCAGATGGCGGAGACCACGGTGAAGGGATTCTTCGAGGGGTTGGCGGACAAGTTGAACGCGAAGCCGGAAAAGGTCGCCGGGATGAACTGCGTCTACCAGTTCCGCATCGCCGACGCCGCCTGGAACGTGAAATTGACGGACGGGAAGGGCGCTGTCGCCGAAGGGGAGGCTCCCTCCCCGAACTGCACCATCACGATGGCGGAGGCCGATTTCCTCGATCTCGTTTCCGGGAAGCTGAACGGGCAGATGGCGTTCCTGACCGGGAAGCTGAAGGTCGCGGGGGACATGGGGCTCGCGCTCAAGCTCGGGTCGTTCATCGGGTAGCCGGAGTTCCCGTGCGCGCGGGCGGGAGCGACCCGATCCGGGAGGCGGCCCGCCTCCTGGCCGAGCGTCGAAACGCCGTCGCCTTGACGGGCGCGGGGATCTCGGTGGAGAGCGGCATCCCGTCGTTCCGCGGAGCCCAGGGGATGTGGGCGAAGTACGACCCGATGGAGTACGCCACCCTCCACGCGTTCATGCAATCTCCCCTCAAGGTTTGGGAAATGCTCTCGGAGATGGTCTCCGTCTGCGGCGGCGCTGCGCCCAACGCGGCGCACAAAGGTCTGGCCGCCCTCGAGGAGACGGGGGTCGTACGCGCCGTCATCACCCAGAACGTGGACGGTCTGCACCAGGCGGCCGGTTCCCGCCGGGTGATCGAGTACCATGGAAACCTAGACGAGTTGATCTGTGTATATTGCTGGAAGCGGTACCCGACCTGGGAGCGGTGGACGCCGGGCGCCGTTCCCCTGTGCGACTGCGGCGAGATCCTCAAGCCCGATGTGGTCCTGTTCGGCGAGCCGATCCCGTGGCTGGCCCAGGAACAGGCCGAGGAAGAGGCCCGGACCTGCGGCGTCCTCCTCGTGATCGGCACCTCCGCGCAGGTTTCCCCCGCCTGCGACCTTCCCCGGATCGCGAAGGAGTCCGGCGCGGCGGTCGTGGAGATCAACCCGGAACCGACCTCGCTCACTGCATCCGTGACCGACATCCATCTGCGGGGGCCCGCTTCGGAGGCGATGGGGCGGCTGATCGAACTGCTCCGGAATCCCGCACTCTGATCCCACGAGGTTAAAATATTTAATCCGGGATGAAAATATTTGTCATCTGTACATTTTTCTCATCGTCTGGACGGGGGAGAGCCATCCGATGGAACGGAGGATCGGAAGAATAAGATTTGGCGAAAGAAGCGGGAAAGACTTCGTATTTCAAGCCCCTGAAGTTTTTCCCCTCGTCGACCGATAAATAATGCGGGAGAGCGTTACGGAACGGCAAATGGATGGCATTGTTTTTGCTGAGTATCCATCGACTCTTTAGTGGCAAGTTCGAGAGTTTTCATGGAACGTTCAATCTCCCCGGATCGGGGATGGAGGTCGCGGATGGATTCGGCGCAAGCGGTGAAGCGTTCCACGGAATTCCCCACCAAGGTCCTCCCGACGGCGTTTATCCTTTTTCTGCTCGCCTCCTCCCTGTTCGTCGATCCCGCGGTCGGGTTCACCGTGACGGGAGGAATCGTCGAGCATGTGTCCGGCCCGGCCGTCACGGTGCAGGGGAAGAGCTACGATATCGGGGGCGCCCGCATCATGACCCCCTCCGGAAAGGGACTTCCGCCCTCCGAGCTTGTCCGGGGAAGAAAAATCGACCTGCACATGGTGAACGGGAAGATCGCCGCCGTCATCATCTATCCGAGCATGGTGGAGTGAGGGATGATCATTATGAGAAACCTGGGCACATCCTCTGCAAGGCCGTATCTTCTCGTTGCGATTGTTTTGACAGCGCTGGCGTCGCCTGCGCCATTGCTGGCGGAGATGAACGACTACTGCGTTGTTCCCCCATACGTCGTGCAGAATATTCAGCCGAACGTCATGCTCGTCGTGGACACCTCCGGAAGCATGTTCAACTTTGCGTACACGGATGGCTTCCAAACGACGACCACCTCGGACGACCATAGCTGCACGAGCGCGGACCCATGCACGGGGTTCACCGATCCCGGTGTCTACCCGGACTACAAGTATTACGGTTACTTCGATCCGGACTCCTGGTACACGTACAGTACCTCGGGGAGCAAGTTCGTGTTCTCGAGGCTCAAGTCCGCCGGGGCAAAAAATTCCTCCGAGTGGGACGGCAGTTTCCTCAATTGGGTGACGATGCGCCGGATCGACGTTCTCCGCAAGGTGCTGACCGGCGGGAAAAAAGGAGTCGGAGAAGGGCCGGGATTCGACCGGATCGAAGGGGAAATCGCAGACTGCGACTCCCGGGGCACCGTCAAGAAGTTCAACGCCGACAATTACACCCCATATACCGGCCTGAAAACATTCACGGTCAGCAACGCCAACGCGGGTTGCGGCGGGGGCGGCGGGGGGACGGTTTCGTCGTTCACTATCAATGCTGTCTCGGGGACGTTCAACGTACGAGTGGTCGTGCCGGCTCCGGTCCAGGGAGTTCTGCAGGACGTGGTCGGGGCGAGGGCCCGCCTCGGACTGACTTTCTACAACACCAACGAGGGCGGTAAAGTCAGGGTCAATGTCGCCGGCGGAAGCTTGTCGAGCACCGTCAACGAGATCAATAACACAAGGCCGTTTACCAACACGCCGCTGGCGGAAACGCTGTGGTCGGTTACCGGATACTTCGCCCAGCAATCGTCCATGCTGAGCGGGCCGGGTCCCCGGTACCAGACCAGCGATTACGGCATCAGCAACAGCGCCGACCCGTTGAACTACGGCCAGGGAACCCCGAGATGGCCGATATGCTCCAAGAGCTTCGTGCTGTACATCACCGACGGCGAGCCGTGCAGCGACGGGAACCTCCCCGCCACGCTGGTGGACTACGCGAACGTCAAGTCCGCCTTCAATTGCAACGGAGGAAGCTGTCCCTCCGTCGCAAAGCCCAACGGCGGCAGCTTCGCTGCAACCTCCTTCCCCTCCTGCGGGGCGGGCGGGTACGTCGCGGGGATCGAGGACGTTGCGTTATACATGCACACGACCGACCTGCGGAGCGACATCGCCAATACGCAGAATCTGACCCTGTACTCCGTATTCGCCTTCGGGAAGGGGTCCACGCTGCTTCGGTACGCCGCCATCAATGGAGGGTTCGAGGATAACGGCAGCCATGTCCCCTACCCCCAGGAAACATGGGATAAGAACAACGACGGGGAACCCGATACATTCTACGAGGCGGCCGACGGGCAGGAACTCGAGCGGTCCATACGGGACGCTTTTTCCAGCATTCTGAAGCGGGCCTCTTCGGGGACCGCGGCATCGGTCCTCGCCTCGGGGGAGGGGAGCGGGGCGAACCTCATCCAGGCGGTCTTCTACCCGCGCCGGGCCGTCGGAAGCGACATCATCTGGTGGACGGGGGCGCTTCAGAACATGTGGTATTACGTGGATCCCTTCTTCGCCAACGCGACGATCCGCGAGGATACGACCCAGGACGACGTGCTGAACCTCGCAAACGACGACATCGTCCAGTTCTATTTCGACCCGGTCTCGCAACTGACGCAGGTGAGGCGGTGGCACTCCGACGCCAATGGAAATGCGACCACACAGGACACCACGTTGAGTTTCGAGAACATCAACAGCCTCTGGGAAGCGGGGAAAAAACTCTGGCAGCGGGATCTGACCGCCAGCTCGCGCAAGATTTACACCAATAATATAGGTGGTGTACTGGACAACTCTTCAACGATGACGACTTTTTCCGTCGCCAACGCTGCGACGCTCGGCCCCTACCTGCTCGAAACGGGCGACAACGTGACGACGACCATCAACTACGTTCACGGGATCGACAACACGGACGATCTGGCGCTTCGTTCGAGGACGGTGACCATCGGGAGCGACAACAACGTCTGGAAACTGGGGGACGTCGTCAACTCGACGCCGCGGATCGTGGCGAGCGTCCCGTTGAACAAGTACGACACGGTCTACAACGACACGACGTACAAGGCGTTCATCAGCGACAACACTGCCTACCTGAAACGCGGGATGGTCTTCACGGGAGGGAACGACGGGATGCTCCACGCCTTCCGGCTCGGGAAACTCGAGCTCTCATGGACTGGGAAGGCGTTGGTGCAGAAAGCGAGAATCACGAACCCTTATTTCGGGACGACATTGGGGGACGAGGCGTGGGCGTTCATCCCGAAAAACGCCCTTCCATATCTTAAATACCTCAAGGACCCGGACTACTGCCACCTCTATTACGTCGACCTGGCGCCGTACGTGTTCGACGCGAGCATCGGATCGGGAAGCACGGACCAATCGCAGCAGACCCGGACCCAGGCCAGTTGGCGAACGGTCCTCATCGGCGGGATGCGGACCGGGGGGGCATGCGACAACAGCGTAAGTTGCACGACGGCGAACAACTGCGTGAAGACACCCGGGGGGGGAGCCACAGGCTACTCCTCATACTTTGCCCTCGACGTGACGGACCCGACGGCTCCGTCTCTTCTGTGGGAGGTTTCGCCTCCCGGCCTCGGTTTTACGACGACCGGACCAGCCGTCGTCCGGGTCAACGCCGTGAACACGACAACCTCCTCCCGCGACCGGTCCCTGAACGGGGAGTGGTATGTGGTGTTCGGATCGGGGCCGACAGGACCGATCGACAACACAAACAACCAGTTCCTCGGGCGGTCGAACCAGAACTTGAAGTTTTTCGTGCTGGATCTTAAGACGGGGGCGGTGGCCCAGACGATCGACACGGGAATCCAGAACTCCTTCGCAGGATCGATGATCAATTCGGTGGCAGACTTCAATATCGACTATCAGGACGACGCCATATACGTCGGATACGTAAAGAAGGCGGGCGACGGGACCTGGACCGACGGCGGCGTGGGGAGAATCCTGACCGCCAACGCAACGCCGATCAACGCCAGCGGTGGAAGTTGGAAATGGAGTCCGGTGATCCAGGGAATCGGCCCGGTCACCTCCGCGGTGGCCAGGCTCCAGAACAATAACTTCAGCACGAACTGGCTGTTCTTCGGGACGGGGCGCTACTTCTTCGAGAACCCGCCCACGGGAACCAACACCACGCCGGAGATCGACGACCCGACGGGGCAGCGGATGCTCTTCGGCATCAAGGATCCCTGTTTCCTCCTCGGTACGATCAATCCGACGACGTGCGTGTCCGCCTCCTCCTCGTCCTCGGTCACGTTCGGGTCACTGACGAACGTTACAAGCATTGGTTCCGTCCCCACGGAGGGCAATGCGAACCTGCCGGGGTTTCCGGGGTGGTTTATCAACCTGGAGGGATCCGCCAACTATTCTTACGACAACACCGCCGCCCGCCTTTTCCGTTCAGAGCGGGTGATCACGGATCCTCTCGCCACCACATCAGGGGTCGTCTTCTTCACCACATACAAACCGTATGGGGACGAATGCGCCCTCGGCGGCAAGAGCTTCCTTTGGGCACTCCGGTACAATACGGGGAACGCACCCTCCGATGCGGTGATGAAGGGGAAGGCGCTGGTCCAGGTTTCCACGGCCAGCGTCGAGCAACTGGATCTTGCCACCGCTTTCAAGAAGGCCGCAGGGGAGGGGGCGGGAGGTCTGCACATGGATGGCCGCAGGACGGGGGCCATCGAGGGCGTACCGCCTACGGCGCAAGGGTTGTCGCTGTTGTCCCAACCCCCGCCGGTCAAGCGGATCATGCACATGATGGAGAGGTGAGCAAGCGTGCGCTTTGCGGACGACAAGACGGCCCGAGGGGGATTCACCCTGGTGGAGATCCTGATCACGCTTGCCATCCTGGGGATCCTCTTGACGATCGCCGTCGGCAATTTCGGGGGACTCAACGAGAAATACAAGGTGGAAGCGGAAACCAAACAACTTTATGCGGATCTGATGGACGCCCGCGGACGGGCGACGCAACGGGACCGGATCTCCTTTGTACAGGTCAACGATAATGGGTACAAGACGTTTGAGGACACCAACCCCGTTCCGGACGGGGACGGCAATTTGACTGTGGGCGATACGCAGGTCGCCGATGTGACCGTCAACCACCAGATCATCACCACTGGCGGGCTTTCGGATTTCCGCTTTAACCGGAACGGCATCGCCTCGGTTACGGGATTCATCCGGTTTTCCTCGACGGCGCAACCGGACTACGATTGCATCACGATAACGGCGACGCGGATCAAAATGGGACAATACGATGCGACGGGAAATACCTGTGCGGAAAAATAGTGCATCGGGGATGACCCTCGTCGAAGTGCTCGTCGCCATGGCGAT
Encoded proteins:
- the coaE gene encoding dephospho-CoA kinase (Dephospho-CoA kinase (CoaE) performs the final step in coenzyme A biosynthesis.); the encoded protein is MTGNIGSGKSTVAALLREAGIPVLDADRISKEVTAPGGLAYDAVVQAFGGGIVLDDGSIDRKRLGEIVFSDPASRERLERITHPAILEAMKAAIAGIEREGHRAAVVEATLIHESGRKGLFEAVISVTCDRETAISRLAARDGMSRSQAEARLRAQMDADRKAEASDYVIDNSASAEETSRQVKRIARTLLGNE
- a CDS encoding nucleotidyl transferase AbiEii/AbiGii toxin family protein; this encodes MIPQRNLSLLSNRLARAGGRRIPEAVLERDYCIAWFLAGLSGTPLADRLAFKGGTAIKHCYFGDYRFSEDLDFTLVDEIEFDAIRRQMDGVFAAIRQGSGIEFRYAREDRHSHANSHTFYLSYEGPLPAAASRKEIKVDITIKERLVFPLANQPALRVYDEYADLPKDATVHVYTLKEIATEKIVALCDRARNEPRDLYDIWYLMNGKYVDLSILPTAIAEKLAFRKRTLEGIGEELRKKEDRLRKLWDSRLSQQLALLPDFQEVFRAVQREFRRAGLQ
- a CDS encoding transcriptional regulator, with translation MSDVEKVTGLSPKSARNFIAKVVSRGLATRLKPGLFILVPFELGREREYLGNPYLVAREIAGGKEYYLSYASAMDLHGMVTQPRLIVYTSATKPIRPRIILGTEFRFVRCKPRHLFGLIDHWVDKTEKVRVSDLDRTVIDGLKHPEYCGGFSEVARGFWMRRDDFQPKLLVDYALQLGVGAVIRRLGFLLEVCEVQAPDEIARLRSELTATYHLLDPVLPPGGKFFSRWRLRLNVSPDEIRMLRSA
- a CDS encoding AbrB/MazE/SpoVT family DNA-binding domain-containing protein gives rise to the protein MLAKKTSKNQLTLPKEVAEKFPGTDYFDVRVEGRVIELRPVRIEPEEGGVGLARIREKIKRLGVTGDDVATAIRWARRRG
- a CDS encoding putative toxin-antitoxin system toxin component, PIN family, with the translated sequence MGASSRVIRAVLDTNVILSALLFGGRLERLHRAWRAGRLRLVLSRETADELLRVMAYPKFRLTHAEITFLFDTELLPFADVVELPAPKSDEHWSRDSEDDKFIRCAQAGKVVRLITGDDDLLSLKRVGKVAILSPAEFLGALGESGG
- a CDS encoding SCP2 sterol-binding domain-containing protein is translated as MAETTVKGFFEGLADKLNAKPEKVAGMNCVYQFRIADAAWNVKLTDGKGAVAEGEAPSPNCTITMAEADFLDLVSGKLNGQMAFLTGKLKVAGDMGLALKLGSFIG
- a CDS encoding NAD-dependent deacylase is translated as MRAGGSDPIREAARLLAERRNAVALTGAGISVESGIPSFRGAQGMWAKYDPMEYATLHAFMQSPLKVWEMLSEMVSVCGGAAPNAAHKGLAALEETGVVRAVITQNVDGLHQAAGSRRVIEYHGNLDELICVYCWKRYPTWERWTPGAVPLCDCGEILKPDVVLFGEPIPWLAQEQAEEEARTCGVLLVIGTSAQVSPACDLPRIAKESGAAVVEINPEPTSLTASVTDIHLRGPASEAMGRLIELLRNPAL
- a CDS encoding GspH/FimT family pseudopilin is translated as MRFADDKTARGGFTLVEILITLAILGILLTIAVGNFGGLNEKYKVEAETKQLYADLMDARGRATQRDRISFVQVNDNGYKTFEDTNPVPDGDGNLTVGDTQVADVTVNHQIITTGGLSDFRFNRNGIASVTGFIRFSSTAQPDYDCITITATRIKMGQYDATGNTCAEK